One genomic segment of Actinoplanes ianthinogenes includes these proteins:
- a CDS encoding STAS domain-containing protein: MSPDPAFAGTKIAGARHGDRLVIELWGSLDAMSVTALQTQLYDLTRVYDVLGLTVPVRQIHIDVARVDFCDAAGLRMLVAARSVAGARDATCHLRNPQPHLRWLLRATRAGDLFRLDHD, translated from the coding sequence ATGAGTCCTGACCCCGCGTTCGCGGGCACCAAGATCGCCGGCGCCCGGCACGGCGACCGGTTGGTGATCGAACTGTGGGGCAGCCTCGACGCGATGTCGGTGACCGCGTTGCAGACCCAGCTGTACGACCTCACCCGGGTCTACGACGTGCTCGGGCTGACGGTCCCGGTCCGCCAGATCCACATCGACGTCGCCCGGGTGGACTTCTGTGATGCGGCGGGGCTGCGGATGCTGGTCGCGGCGCGCAGCGTGGCGGGTGCCCGGGACGCCACCTGTCACCTGCGGAACCCGCAGCCGCATCTGCGGTGGCTGCTGCGCGCGACGCGCGCGGGCGATCTCTTCCGCCTCGACCACGACTGA
- a CDS encoding nuclear transport factor 2 family protein produces the protein METPREVFARLSGGIGRGEWSTLGDLYAPDAVVTMPFDPRRTRLHGRDEVARHFAAAAASLPITLSPDNVRVHETTDPEVIVAEYDYAGPGFRMANIQVLRIRDGLIVESRDYHDHGAIAAALRA, from the coding sequence ATGGAAACACCCCGCGAGGTCTTCGCCCGGCTCTCCGGCGGCATCGGCCGCGGCGAGTGGAGCACGCTCGGCGACCTCTACGCGCCGGACGCCGTCGTCACCATGCCGTTCGATCCGCGGCGGACGCGGCTGCACGGGCGCGACGAGGTGGCCCGGCACTTCGCGGCGGCGGCGGCGTCGCTGCCGATCACGCTCAGCCCGGACAACGTGCGGGTGCACGAGACCACGGACCCGGAGGTGATCGTGGCGGAGTACGACTACGCGGGGCCGGGCTTCCGGATGGCGAACATCCAGGTGCTGCGCATCCGGGACGGGCTGATCGTGGAGTCCCGTGACTACCACGACCACGGGGCGATCGCGGCGGCTCTGCGGGCTTAG
- a CDS encoding diacylglycerol/lipid kinase family protein, with amino-acid sequence MTRDFIAVLANARAGRGRHRGLLPGVLQALGGAGHPVRLLEADSGTGAEQACHRAVADGAVALVAVGGDGTVHRVLQAVAGRDVGFGVVAAGTGNDFAGAVGVPKEPIEAAAGIAASLAAGRVRRIDAALAADAAGRERWFCAVLAAGFDALVNERANRMRWPRGPRRYDLAIMLELARLRARRYTLEIDGEVLTVPAEVVAVGNAASYGGGMRILPDADPADGLLDVIYASPLGRGGLVRLTPRLRDGTHVTDARVTVLRARHVRVHAEGIIGYADGERLGPLPLDMKVVPGAVRLLR; translated from the coding sequence GTGACGAGGGATTTCATCGCGGTGCTGGCCAATGCCCGGGCTGGGCGGGGCCGGCACCGCGGTTTGCTTCCCGGGGTGTTGCAAGCGCTGGGCGGGGCCGGGCATCCGGTGCGGCTGCTCGAGGCGGACAGTGGGACCGGGGCGGAGCAGGCCTGTCACCGGGCGGTCGCGGACGGGGCGGTGGCGCTGGTCGCGGTGGGCGGGGACGGGACGGTGCATCGGGTGCTGCAAGCCGTCGCTGGGCGAGACGTCGGGTTCGGGGTGGTGGCTGCCGGGACCGGGAACGACTTCGCGGGTGCTGTGGGCGTACCGAAAGAGCCGATCGAAGCCGCGGCCGGGATCGCCGCGAGTCTCGCAGCGGGCCGTGTGCGGCGGATCGATGCCGCCCTGGCGGCCGACGCGGCCGGGCGGGAACGCTGGTTCTGCGCGGTGCTGGCGGCCGGGTTCGACGCGCTGGTCAACGAGCGGGCCAACCGGATGCGCTGGCCGCGCGGACCGCGCCGCTACGACCTGGCGATCATGCTGGAGCTGGCCCGGCTGCGGGCCCGCCGGTACACGCTGGAGATCGACGGCGAGGTGCTGACCGTGCCGGCCGAGGTGGTCGCGGTCGGGAACGCGGCCAGTTACGGCGGTGGCATGCGGATCCTGCCGGACGCCGACCCGGCCGACGGGCTGCTCGACGTGATCTACGCGAGCCCGCTCGGGCGGGGTGGCCTGGTCCGGCTCACACCGCGGTTGCGGGACGGCACGCACGTCACCGACGCCCGGGTGACCGTGCTGCGGGCCCGGCACGTGCGGGTGCACGCCGAGGGGATCATCGGGTATGCGGACGGGGAGCGGCTCGGCCCGCTGCCGCTCGACATGAAAGTTGTGCCGGGTGCAGTCCGGTTGCTCCGGTGA
- a CDS encoding TetR/AcrR family transcriptional regulator, whose amino-acid sequence MPERITSGVVFTTPPSLPRGRHELPREQVVAAQRERMLIAATELLAGAGYRGFGVREICARAAVSRAAFYECFADKDACVYAAYDRFIAVFLERLGAGDGVERFVRAYLATLDSDRVAARAFQVEMDALGRPARRRRRQAVERLAALVRDRLPGGATVPLSACVGAIYALRQIASDALDSDDEPDLMALAPELTTWLTRMVEDPA is encoded by the coding sequence ATGCCGGAGCGGATCACCAGCGGCGTGGTGTTCACGACCCCGCCGTCGCTGCCGCGCGGCCGCCACGAGCTGCCCCGCGAGCAGGTGGTCGCCGCGCAGCGTGAGCGGATGCTGATCGCCGCCACGGAGCTGCTCGCCGGGGCGGGCTATCGCGGGTTCGGCGTGCGGGAGATCTGTGCCCGGGCGGCGGTGTCGCGGGCCGCGTTCTACGAGTGCTTCGCCGACAAGGACGCGTGTGTCTACGCCGCCTACGACCGGTTCATCGCGGTGTTCCTGGAGCGGCTCGGCGCCGGGGACGGCGTCGAGCGCTTCGTCCGGGCGTACCTGGCGACGCTGGACAGCGACCGGGTCGCGGCCCGGGCCTTCCAGGTGGAGATGGACGCTCTCGGCCGGCCGGCGCGCCGGCGCCGCCGGCAGGCCGTCGAGCGGCTCGCCGCGCTGGTCCGCGACCGGCTTCCCGGCGGCGCCACGGTGCCGCTCAGCGCCTGCGTCGGGGCGATCTACGCGCTGCGGCAGATCGCCTCGGACGCGTTGGACAGCGACGACGAGCCCGACCTCATGGCGCTCGCGCCGGAACTGACGACCTGGTTGACCCGGATGGTGGAGGACCCCGCATGA
- a CDS encoding helix-turn-helix transcriptional regulator, translated as MTAPRTPSADRLGRLLNLVPYLLARPGILIAEAAADLNVTPKQLREDLELLWVCGLPGYGPGDLIDMAFDGDRVTISHDAGIDKPLRLNPDEALALVVALRMLAETPGIGSRDAIERALAKIESAAGDLADAPVAVKLPANQEKLAKVRAAVDSGHALRLTYYTAARDETTDRVVDPMRMLTVGTFAYLEAWCRRAEATRMFRIDRIDAFTELSEPARPPVEAVPHDVTDGVFRPGPELPLVTLRVGRGGRWITEYYPVEQVVKEPGEWLVTMRVTDLVWARRFLVGRPDVTVAGPPELVEQIRAAAHEALDQYAAPG; from the coding sequence ATGACCGCCCCGCGCACCCCGTCCGCCGACCGGCTCGGCCGCCTGCTCAACCTGGTGCCCTACCTGCTGGCCCGCCCCGGCATCCTGATCGCCGAGGCGGCCGCCGACCTCAACGTGACGCCGAAGCAGCTGCGCGAGGACCTGGAGCTGCTCTGGGTGTGCGGGCTGCCCGGGTACGGCCCGGGCGACCTGATCGACATGGCGTTCGACGGCGACCGGGTGACGATCAGCCACGACGCCGGCATCGACAAGCCGCTGCGTCTCAACCCGGACGAGGCGCTCGCCCTGGTGGTGGCGCTGCGGATGCTCGCCGAGACGCCCGGCATCGGCTCCCGGGACGCCATCGAGCGCGCCCTCGCCAAGATCGAGAGCGCGGCCGGCGACCTGGCGGACGCCCCGGTGGCCGTGAAACTCCCGGCCAACCAGGAGAAACTCGCCAAGGTTCGTGCCGCGGTCGACTCCGGGCACGCGCTGCGGCTGACGTATTACACGGCCGCCCGCGACGAGACCACCGACCGGGTGGTCGACCCCATGCGGATGCTGACCGTCGGCACGTTCGCGTACCTGGAGGCGTGGTGCCGCCGGGCCGAGGCGACCCGGATGTTCCGGATCGACCGGATCGACGCGTTCACGGAACTTTCCGAGCCGGCCCGGCCGCCGGTCGAGGCGGTGCCGCACGACGTCACCGACGGCGTCTTCCGGCCCGGCCCGGAGCTGCCGCTGGTCACCCTGCGGGTGGGCCGCGGCGGCCGGTGGATCACCGAGTACTACCCGGTCGAGCAGGTGGTCAAGGAGCCCGGCGAGTGGCTGGTCACGATGCGGGTCACCGACCTGGTCTGGGCTCGGCGCTTCCTGGTCGGCCGCCCGGACGTGACGGTGGCCGGCCCGCCCGAGCTGGTCGAGCAGATCCGCGCCGCGGCCCACGAGGCCCTGGACCAGTACGCCGCGCCCGGGTGA
- a CDS encoding HAD family hydrolase: MPHATEPPQSARLVEAVLFDFHGTLAQVEDPVTWVVAAAAACGATLDRGKATILADRLVTAGRAGGPLPHRVPPQLAEHWADRDLYEHSHRAAYTGLAATVHTDVEGLADALYERLLVPDGWLPYPDTEPTLRRLHEAGIKVAVVSNIGFDIRPHFAHWGLDGLVDAFALSYEVGRTKPDPAIFLRACGMVGADPERTLMVGDTPADAGAVRAGCAALVLPAAEAGRNNGLGATLALAGCV; the protein is encoded by the coding sequence GTGCCGCATGCCACCGAACCTCCCCAGTCCGCGCGGCTCGTGGAAGCCGTCCTGTTCGACTTCCACGGCACTCTCGCCCAGGTCGAAGACCCGGTGACCTGGGTCGTTGCGGCTGCCGCGGCGTGCGGCGCCACCCTCGACCGGGGGAAGGCCACGATCCTGGCCGACCGCCTGGTCACCGCCGGTCGCGCCGGCGGCCCGCTGCCGCACCGGGTGCCCCCGCAGCTGGCCGAGCACTGGGCCGACCGCGATCTCTACGAGCACAGTCACCGGGCCGCCTACACGGGCCTGGCCGCGACCGTGCACACCGACGTCGAGGGACTGGCCGACGCGCTCTACGAGCGGCTGCTGGTGCCCGACGGCTGGTTGCCTTATCCGGACACCGAGCCGACGCTGCGCAGGCTGCACGAGGCCGGGATCAAGGTCGCCGTGGTCAGCAACATCGGGTTCGACATCCGCCCGCACTTCGCCCACTGGGGCCTGGACGGGCTGGTCGACGCGTTCGCGCTGAGTTACGAGGTGGGCCGGACCAAACCGGACCCGGCGATCTTCCTGCGCGCCTGCGGGATGGTCGGCGCTGATCCGGAGCGGACACTGATGGTGGGTGACACGCCCGCGGACGCCGGCGCGGTCAGGGCCGGCTGCGCCGCCCTGGTGCTGCCCGCCGCCGAGGCCGGCCGCAACAACGGGCTGGGCGCGACGCTCGCGCTGGCCGGCTGCGTCTGA
- a CDS encoding TetR/AcrR family transcriptional regulator, whose translation MPRADAQRNRARLLEVAEEVFAERGATVATEEIARAAGVGIGTLFRHFPTKEALLQEVYLARLRRLTDDAATAPTLADWIRRAVEQSRVKNAFADALTEAGVDPRGVAADVHRDLLAAIGTLLRRDQSTGAVRPDLRVPDIVGLLAGASRAVEVAPDSQSRILEVLFAGLKP comes from the coding sequence GTGCCACGTGCGGACGCACAGCGCAATCGGGCGCGGCTGCTGGAGGTCGCCGAGGAGGTCTTCGCCGAGCGCGGCGCCACGGTGGCGACCGAGGAGATCGCGCGGGCGGCCGGGGTCGGGATCGGCACCCTGTTCCGGCACTTCCCCACCAAGGAGGCGCTGCTCCAGGAGGTCTACCTGGCCCGGCTGCGCCGCCTCACCGACGACGCCGCCACCGCGCCGACGCTCGCCGACTGGATCCGCCGGGCGGTCGAGCAGTCCCGGGTCAAGAACGCTTTCGCCGACGCTCTCACCGAGGCCGGCGTCGACCCCCGCGGCGTCGCCGCCGACGTCCACCGCGACCTGCTCGCCGCGATCGGCACCCTGCTGCGCCGCGACCAGTCCACCGGCGCCGTCCGCCCCGACCTGCGCGTCCCCGACATCGTCGGCCTGCTCGCCGGCGCCTCGCGAGCCGTCGAGGTCGCCCCGGACAGCCAGTCCCGCATCCTCGAAGTCCTCTTCGCCGGCCTGAAACCCTGA
- the tatA gene encoding Sec-independent protein translocase subunit TatA codes for MSGAFKPWHLILLVVVLVLLFGAKRLPDAARSLGRSLRIIKAETKGLVDEGKNDDNLAEKADAQYSRQPLQGDVQQPGYQPQPGYQQQPPQGGYQQPQPGYQQPQQPPAQPYVDPVQRTNDR; via the coding sequence ATGAGCGGCGCCTTCAAGCCATGGCACCTCATTCTTCTCGTCGTCGTGCTCGTCCTGCTGTTCGGCGCGAAGCGACTGCCCGACGCGGCGCGTTCCCTGGGCCGCTCGCTGCGGATCATCAAGGCCGAGACCAAGGGCCTCGTCGACGAGGGCAAGAACGACGACAACCTGGCGGAGAAGGCCGACGCGCAGTACTCGCGGCAGCCGCTCCAGGGTGACGTTCAGCAGCCGGGTTACCAGCCGCAGCCGGGCTATCAGCAGCAGCCTCCGCAGGGTGGCTACCAGCAGCCGCAGCCGGGTTACCAGCAGCCCCAGCAGCCGCCCGCGCAGCCCTACGTCGACCCGGTGCAGCGCACCAACGACCGCTGA
- a CDS encoding DEAD/DEAH box helicase yields MTSPAERYAESKRRAARVAEFPALDDFMLDVGFDLDDFQRAACEVLERGNGVLVCAPTGAGKTVVGEFAVHLALRSGERKCFYTTPIKALSNQKFHDLVERYGPEKVGLLTGDNVINADAPVVVMTTEVLRNMLYSGSAQLKNLAYVVMDEVHYLADRFRGAVWEEVIIHLPASVTLVSLSATVSNYEEFADWLVTVRGKTDVVVSEHRPVPLWQHMLVGRRMFDLFHDADAAKKHDVHPELLRYTREMERRLDLGERAGGWNARGGRGRRWQPPPRAEVVDRLERAGLLPAILFIFSRAGCDAAVQQCLGAGLRLTGPEERAEIRRIAQAKVAAIPAEDLSVLGYWEWLDGLERGIAAHHAGMLPAFKEAVEECFVNGLVKAVFATETLALGINMPARCVVLERLVKFNGEAHVDLTPGEYTQLTGRAGRRGIDVEGHAVVLWSPEVDPRHVAGLASTRTYPLRSSFRPSYNMAVNLVGTVGAEKSRELLESSFAQFQADRSVVGLARQVQRNVDTMQAYGEDAACHHGDFDEYFGLRVAIADREKSLARQGVAQRRSAANDSLAKLRIGDVIRVPQGRRAGLAVVLEPAAGGFGEPRPLVLTQDRWAGRVSPADFGGEVEVLTRVRVPKNFNHRSPGARRDLAAQVSATGLDRHPDRRRAGRSKASPGEDAEIALLKVQLRQHPCHACPEREDHARWAERRHRLQRDTDALRDKVAGRTGSLARTFDQVCAVLTARGYLSADGEVSEAGRMLGRIWSEADLLVAECVRQGVWDGLDPEELAAAVSMVLYESRREGEDRASVPKGPISGAVDACAKLWGEIATEESEHGLSLTREPDPGFVWPMYRWARGEPLARVLASGHNYDADMPAGDFVRWARQVLDLLGQIREASAASPGVKETARKAIAAVNRGVLAYQGGV; encoded by the coding sequence ATGACGAGTCCCGCCGAACGGTATGCGGAATCCAAGCGGCGGGCGGCGCGAGTCGCCGAGTTCCCGGCGCTCGACGATTTCATGCTCGATGTCGGCTTCGACCTGGACGACTTCCAGCGCGCCGCGTGCGAGGTGCTGGAGCGGGGCAACGGCGTGCTGGTCTGCGCGCCGACCGGCGCCGGCAAGACCGTGGTGGGCGAGTTCGCCGTGCACCTGGCGCTGCGCTCGGGCGAGCGCAAGTGCTTCTACACCACCCCGATCAAGGCGCTGTCCAACCAGAAGTTCCACGATCTGGTCGAGCGCTACGGCCCGGAAAAGGTCGGACTCCTCACCGGCGACAACGTGATCAACGCGGATGCCCCCGTGGTCGTGATGACCACCGAGGTCCTGCGCAACATGCTGTATTCCGGGTCGGCCCAGCTGAAAAATCTCGCCTATGTGGTGATGGACGAGGTCCACTACCTCGCCGACCGCTTCCGCGGCGCCGTCTGGGAAGAGGTGATCATCCACCTCCCGGCCTCGGTCACCCTGGTCTCGCTCTCCGCCACGGTCAGCAACTACGAGGAGTTCGCCGACTGGCTGGTCACCGTCCGCGGCAAGACCGACGTGGTGGTCAGCGAGCACCGCCCGGTTCCGCTCTGGCAGCACATGCTGGTCGGCCGCCGGATGTTCGACCTGTTCCACGACGCCGACGCGGCCAAGAAACACGACGTCCACCCCGAGCTGCTGCGCTACACCCGCGAGATGGAGCGCCGCCTCGACCTGGGCGAGCGGGCCGGCGGGTGGAACGCGCGGGGCGGCCGCGGCCGCCGCTGGCAGCCACCACCGCGCGCCGAGGTGGTCGACCGCCTGGAGCGCGCCGGGCTGCTGCCGGCCATCCTGTTCATCTTCAGCCGGGCCGGCTGCGACGCCGCCGTGCAGCAGTGCCTCGGCGCCGGGCTGCGCCTGACCGGCCCGGAGGAGCGCGCCGAGATCCGCCGGATCGCCCAGGCCAAGGTCGCCGCGATCCCGGCCGAGGACCTGTCGGTGCTGGGTTACTGGGAGTGGCTCGACGGCCTGGAGCGGGGCATCGCCGCGCACCACGCCGGCATGCTGCCCGCCTTCAAGGAGGCGGTCGAGGAGTGCTTCGTCAACGGCCTGGTCAAGGCGGTGTTCGCGACCGAGACCCTGGCCCTGGGCATCAACATGCCGGCCCGCTGCGTCGTGCTGGAGCGCCTGGTCAAGTTCAACGGCGAGGCGCACGTCGACCTGACCCCGGGGGAGTACACGCAGCTCACCGGCCGGGCCGGGCGCCGCGGCATCGACGTCGAAGGGCACGCCGTGGTGCTCTGGAGCCCCGAGGTCGACCCGCGGCACGTGGCCGGTCTGGCCTCCACCCGGACCTATCCGCTGCGCTCCTCGTTCCGCCCGTCCTACAACATGGCGGTCAACCTGGTCGGCACGGTCGGCGCGGAGAAATCCCGCGAGCTGCTGGAGTCGTCGTTCGCCCAGTTCCAGGCGGACCGCTCGGTGGTCGGCCTGGCCCGTCAGGTGCAGCGCAACGTCGACACCATGCAGGCGTACGGGGAGGATGCCGCCTGCCACCACGGCGACTTCGACGAGTACTTCGGGCTCCGGGTGGCCATCGCCGACCGGGAGAAGTCGCTGGCCCGGCAGGGTGTGGCCCAGCGCCGCTCGGCCGCCAACGACTCCCTGGCGAAACTGCGGATCGGCGACGTGATCCGGGTGCCGCAGGGCCGCCGGGCCGGGCTGGCCGTGGTGCTGGAGCCGGCCGCCGGCGGGTTCGGCGAGCCGCGGCCGCTCGTGCTCACCCAGGACCGGTGGGCCGGGCGGGTCAGCCCGGCCGACTTCGGCGGCGAGGTCGAGGTGCTGACCCGGGTCCGGGTGCCGAAAAACTTCAACCATCGCTCCCCGGGCGCCCGCCGCGACCTGGCCGCCCAGGTCAGCGCCACCGGGCTGGACCGGCACCCGGACCGCCGCCGGGCCGGGCGCAGCAAGGCCAGCCCCGGCGAGGACGCCGAGATCGCCCTGCTGAAGGTGCAGCTGCGGCAGCACCCGTGCCACGCCTGCCCGGAGCGGGAGGACCACGCCCGCTGGGCCGAGCGCCGGCACCGGCTCCAGCGCGACACCGACGCGCTGCGGGACAAGGTGGCCGGCCGGACCGGCTCGCTGGCCCGCACCTTCGACCAGGTGTGTGCCGTGCTCACCGCCCGGGGCTACCTGTCCGCCGACGGCGAGGTGTCCGAGGCCGGCCGGATGCTCGGGCGGATCTGGTCCGAGGCCGACCTGCTCGTCGCCGAGTGCGTGCGGCAGGGCGTCTGGGACGGTCTGGATCCCGAGGAGCTGGCCGCCGCGGTCAGCATGGTGCTCTACGAGTCCCGCCGCGAGGGTGAGGACCGTGCCTCGGTGCCGAAGGGGCCGATCAGCGGCGCGGTCGACGCCTGCGCCAAGCTGTGGGGCGAGATCGCCACCGAGGAGAGCGAGCACGGGCTGTCGCTGACCCGCGAGCCCGACCCCGGCTTCGTCTGGCCGATGTACCGCTGGGCGCGCGGTGAGCCGCTGGCCCGGGTGCTGGCCAGCGGGCACAACTACGACGCCGACATGCCGGCCGGTGACTTCGTCCGCTGGGCGCGGCAGGTGCTCGACCTGCTCGGCCAGATCCGGGAGGCCTCCGCGGCGTCACCCGGCGTGAAAGAGACGGCCCGCAAGGCGATCGCGGCGGTCAACCGGGGGGTGCTCGCCTACCAGGGCGGCGTCTGA
- a CDS encoding ATP-binding protein: MATDSPHLIDWSAGAPPEAVLAVIDPDTAVIEVTLHGSWDRRLSWLARTVLDKCLAEHPTGLIVDLHRLNDPRAVSAPLWLTLCAQGAAMQPPIAIGVCLPAPTPLARRLRRLGARDWLVMYASVQQARAAFAHRRPLIDRMHLALPPDPAAATLARRLVSDACRGWELPHLSERARLVASELVVNAAEHAGTDIEVVVSSRGEGTTAALHLAVFDGNPALPQVRDPVAGPLGPSLTDRGLGLRIVGAAASAWGALPARGGKLVWAILRNRPEEWQ; encoded by the coding sequence ATGGCCACGGACTCGCCGCATCTCATCGACTGGTCCGCGGGCGCGCCGCCCGAGGCGGTGCTCGCCGTCATCGACCCGGACACCGCCGTCATCGAGGTGACCCTCCACGGGTCCTGGGACCGGCGGCTCTCCTGGCTGGCCCGTACCGTGCTGGACAAGTGCCTGGCCGAGCACCCGACCGGCCTGATCGTGGACCTGCACCGGCTCAACGATCCGCGGGCCGTCAGTGCGCCGCTCTGGCTCACCCTGTGCGCGCAGGGCGCCGCCATGCAGCCGCCGATCGCGATCGGGGTCTGCCTGCCGGCGCCGACCCCGCTGGCCCGCCGGTTGCGCCGGCTCGGCGCCCGGGACTGGCTGGTCATGTACGCGTCGGTGCAGCAGGCCCGGGCCGCCTTCGCGCACCGGCGCCCGCTGATCGACCGGATGCACCTGGCCCTGCCGCCCGACCCGGCCGCCGCGACCCTGGCCCGCCGCCTGGTCAGCGACGCCTGCCGGGGCTGGGAGCTGCCGCATCTCAGTGAGCGGGCCCGGCTCGTGGCGTCCGAGCTGGTGGTGAACGCGGCCGAGCACGCCGGCACCGACATCGAGGTGGTCGTGTCGTCGCGTGGCGAGGGCACCACGGCCGCGCTGCACCTGGCGGTCTTCGACGGGAACCCGGCCCTGCCGCAGGTCCGCGACCCGGTCGCCGGTCCGCTCGGTCCGTCGCTCACCGACCGTGGCCTCGGGCTGCGGATCGTCGGGGCGGCGGCGTCGGCGTGGGGCGCGCTGCCCGCCCGGGGCGGGAAACTGGTGTGGGCGATCCTGCGCAACCGGCCGGAGGAGTGGCAATGA
- a CDS encoding inositol monophosphatase family protein: METDLELAQRAALTGAAEALRHFAVIADLPQETKKDGTVVTLADRAVEHAIRAVLAEARPDDAILGEEHGETASRNGRRWIIDPIDGTALFVRGDGRWLVLIALEVDGEVTVGVQVVPVQGLAWWATRGGGAYRGKVVDGGLAAAERIRVAAPPDGVAGSRLGVVPLDWGREIAAPLIAVAAEEPWPVHPPLLVAQGDLDVAVQTGGQIWDFAASSVILPEAGGYFRGLDGQERAGSGAYVFASSPELLDAALSILRGQTVP, translated from the coding sequence GTGGAGACGGATCTCGAACTGGCCCAGCGGGCCGCACTGACCGGCGCCGCCGAGGCGCTCCGCCACTTCGCGGTCATCGCCGACCTGCCGCAGGAGACCAAGAAGGACGGCACCGTGGTGACCCTGGCCGACCGCGCGGTCGAGCACGCGATCCGGGCGGTGCTGGCCGAGGCGCGACCGGACGACGCCATCCTCGGCGAGGAGCACGGCGAGACCGCGAGCCGGAACGGACGCCGGTGGATCATCGACCCGATCGACGGCACGGCGCTGTTCGTCCGCGGCGACGGACGGTGGCTGGTGCTGATCGCCCTGGAGGTGGACGGCGAGGTCACCGTCGGGGTGCAGGTCGTGCCGGTGCAGGGGCTCGCGTGGTGGGCCACCCGTGGCGGCGGGGCCTACCGGGGCAAGGTCGTGGACGGCGGGCTGGCCGCGGCGGAGCGGATCCGGGTCGCGGCGCCGCCGGACGGGGTGGCCGGGAGCCGGCTCGGGGTGGTCCCGCTGGACTGGGGGCGGGAGATCGCCGCGCCGCTGATCGCGGTGGCTGCGGAGGAGCCGTGGCCGGTGCATCCGCCGCTGCTGGTGGCGCAGGGCGACCTGGACGTGGCGGTGCAGACCGGCGGGCAGATCTGGGACTTCGCGGCCAGCTCGGTGATCCTCCCGGAGGCGGGTGGGTACTTCCGCGGTCTGGACGGGCAGGAGCGCGCGGGAAGTGGCGCGTACGTCTTCGCGAGCAGCCCCGAGCTGCTGGACGCCGCGCTGAGCATCCTCCGCGGCCAGACCGTGCCCTAA
- the tatC gene encoding twin-arginine translocase subunit TatC: MASLSLRRNKGPSKFEQASDGSMTLIEHVRELRNRLFIASLGVVVGLIVGFIVSDWVFDLLSGPYCHLPTSKALQPDGTWKCQYLTLAASDGLIIRLKLALWVGLLVGSPVWLYQLWAFIAPGLHRHERKWAYVFVGIAAPLFMGGAVLAYFVVQHSLQFIMEAGVLQQSQQLEVTAYIGFVTTMIVLFGAAFEFPLILLMLNFTGVVTAKRLLSWWRAVIFLSFAFAAIATPDPGPFGMTLLAACMAFLYFVAVGVAFLNDKRKGVGKELYAGLDDDAISTLEEERVPVGASDPIAAPTPVDAPTPVESPRPIERRFDDMT, encoded by the coding sequence ATGGCTTCCCTGAGCCTGCGCCGCAACAAGGGGCCGAGCAAGTTCGAGCAGGCGTCCGACGGCTCGATGACCCTCATCGAGCATGTCCGGGAGTTGCGCAACCGGCTCTTCATCGCCTCGCTGGGCGTCGTTGTCGGCCTGATCGTCGGCTTCATCGTCTCCGACTGGGTCTTCGACCTGCTCAGCGGGCCGTATTGCCATCTGCCGACCTCGAAGGCGTTGCAGCCCGACGGCACCTGGAAGTGTCAGTACCTGACGCTGGCCGCGAGTGACGGTCTGATCATCCGGCTCAAGCTCGCCCTCTGGGTGGGTCTGCTCGTCGGCTCGCCGGTCTGGCTCTACCAGCTGTGGGCGTTCATCGCCCCGGGTCTGCACCGCCACGAGCGCAAGTGGGCGTACGTGTTCGTCGGGATCGCCGCCCCGCTGTTCATGGGCGGCGCCGTGCTGGCCTACTTCGTGGTTCAGCACAGCCTCCAGTTCATCATGGAGGCCGGCGTTCTCCAGCAGTCGCAGCAGCTGGAGGTCACGGCGTACATCGGGTTCGTCACCACGATGATCGTGCTGTTCGGCGCGGCGTTCGAGTTCCCGCTGATCCTGCTGATGCTGAACTTCACCGGTGTGGTCACGGCGAAACGGCTGCTCAGCTGGTGGCGCGCGGTGATCTTCCTGTCGTTCGCGTTCGCCGCGATCGCGACTCCGGACCCGGGCCCGTTCGGCATGACGCTGCTGGCCGCCTGCATGGCGTTCCTGTACTTCGTGGCGGTCGGTGTCGCGTTCCTCAACGACAAGCGCAAGGGCGTCGGCAAGGAGCTTTACGCGGGGCTCGACGACGACGCGATCTCCACGCTCGAGGAGGAGCGGGTCCCGGTCGGCGCGTCCGACCCGATCGCCGCCCCGACCCCGGTCGACGCGCCCACGCCGGTGGAGAGCCCGAGGCCGATCGAACGTCGCTTCGACGACATGACTTAG